Proteins co-encoded in one Dendrosporobacter quercicolus genomic window:
- a CDS encoding glucosaminidase domain-containing protein, producing MKNTVFIRIVITLMLLCFAGEAKVMATVAQDSGRRDFLQTADPIDLSIMGPPLATQEQCLNYLLKRNPSPFLTIAPEQLIKHFYTEALREGVRPDVAFAQALHETGNFRYGGDVVALQNNYCGLGTTGGGVRGAWFPNAQIGVRAQIQHLLAYSTKRPPQLPVVDPRYELVKKSDNFGRAVTWTDLNGKWAVPGKTYGQKILKIHQQILDGE from the coding sequence ATGAAAAATACTGTTTTTATCCGGATCGTTATTACACTCATGCTACTATGTTTTGCCGGTGAGGCAAAGGTTATGGCAACAGTTGCGCAGGATAGCGGCAGACGGGATTTCCTGCAGACTGCTGACCCCATTGATCTTAGCATAATGGGACCGCCGCTTGCCACGCAGGAACAATGCCTGAACTATCTACTGAAGCGTAATCCGTCCCCTTTCCTAACAATAGCGCCAGAGCAATTGATCAAACATTTTTATACTGAAGCACTCCGGGAAGGCGTTAGGCCGGATGTTGCCTTTGCCCAGGCATTGCATGAAACCGGCAACTTTCGCTATGGCGGCGATGTTGTAGCTTTACAGAACAATTACTGTGGCTTAGGTACAACCGGCGGCGGGGTCAGAGGAGCCTGGTTTCCCAATGCTCAAATTGGGGTCCGGGCCCAAATCCAGCATTTGCTGGCGTATAGCACCAAGCGGCCGCCGCAGCTGCCTGTGGTTGACCCACGTTACGAACTGGTTAAGAAGTCGGATAATTTTGGCAGGGCAGTTACCTGGACTGATTTAAATGGTAAATGGGCTGTTCCTGGCAAGACTTACGGTCAGAAAATATTGAAAATTCATCAGCAAATTCTAGACGGTGAATAA
- the gnd gene encoding decarboxylating NADP(+)-dependent phosphogluconate dehydrogenase: MENKHQIGLIGLAVMGENLALNIAGKGYSVAVYNRTPDKTRQFVAKAPGLALAGKFSLAELVSSLEKPRRILLMVKAGQAVDELIEALTPLLEQDDILIDGGNSYYQDTRRRAGVLSAAGIRYLGLGVSGGEDGALNGPSLMPGGSREAYDELAPLLTAIAAQIADKPCCSYVGPDGAGHYVKMIHNGIEYGDMQLIAEAYHVMQQVLKIPPAEQSSIFSAWNQSHLKSYLIEITADILQRQDSQTKLPMVDVILDSAGQKGTGKWTIHSALELGIPVPTITAAVYARFLSTFKTERLTAAQTLTGPSLIHDQDVSDLINSVRDALYASKICSYAQGFALLKAASANYRWNLKFGDIALLWRGGCIIRAQFLDKIHAAFTHNPHLTNLMLYPYFSSELARAQQGWRKVVGVCKQLGVAIPAFSASLDYYDSYRQNTLPANLLQAQRDYFGAHTYERIDIPGFFHSDWTNLPKLIK; the protein is encoded by the coding sequence ATGGAAAACAAGCATCAAATTGGTTTAATCGGGTTGGCGGTAATGGGAGAAAACCTGGCCTTAAACATTGCCGGCAAGGGTTATTCCGTGGCGGTCTACAACCGCACGCCAGACAAAACCAGGCAATTTGTCGCCAAAGCTCCGGGCTTGGCGTTGGCGGGGAAATTTTCATTGGCGGAATTGGTCTCCAGTCTGGAAAAACCCCGCAGGATTCTCTTAATGGTCAAAGCCGGCCAGGCAGTGGATGAGCTGATCGAAGCATTAACGCCGCTGCTGGAACAGGATGATATCCTTATTGACGGCGGGAACTCCTATTACCAGGACACCCGGCGCCGGGCCGGTGTCCTGTCGGCTGCAGGCATCCGGTATCTAGGGCTGGGCGTGTCAGGAGGCGAGGACGGAGCCTTAAACGGCCCCAGCTTAATGCCTGGAGGCAGCCGCGAGGCTTATGACGAATTAGCGCCGCTGCTCACGGCTATTGCTGCACAAATAGCTGATAAGCCCTGCTGCTCCTATGTCGGGCCGGACGGGGCGGGTCACTATGTTAAAATGATTCATAATGGCATTGAATATGGCGATATGCAGTTGATTGCTGAAGCCTACCATGTCATGCAGCAAGTTCTGAAAATTCCTCCGGCCGAGCAAAGTTCAATATTTAGTGCCTGGAACCAAAGTCATCTAAAATCCTATCTGATTGAAATTACGGCCGATATTCTCCAGCGCCAGGATAGCCAAACCAAGCTGCCGATGGTTGATGTAATTCTTGATTCGGCTGGTCAGAAGGGTACTGGTAAATGGACGATCCATAGCGCCCTGGAGCTAGGTATTCCAGTCCCAACAATCACAGCTGCCGTCTATGCCCGGTTTCTCTCAACCTTTAAAACTGAACGGCTGACTGCCGCTCAAACCCTAACAGGGCCTTCACTTATTCATGATCAGGATGTATCAGACCTTATCAACTCGGTTCGGGATGCGCTTTATGCTTCTAAGATTTGCTCGTATGCCCAGGGCTTTGCACTGCTTAAAGCCGCCAGCGCAAACTATCGCTGGAATTTAAAATTTGGTGATATCGCCTTACTTTGGCGGGGCGGCTGCATTATCCGAGCTCAGTTTTTAGACAAAATCCATGCCGCTTTTACGCATAATCCTCATTTAACCAACCTGATGCTCTACCCTTACTTTTCCAGTGAATTAGCCCGTGCTCAGCAAGGCTGGCGCAAAGTAGTCGGCGTCTGCAAACAACTGGGAGTTGCAATTCCGGCCTTCAGCGCTTCCCTTGATTATTACGATTCCTATCGCCAAAATACTTTGCCGGCAAACTTGCTGCAGGCCCAACGTGATTATTTTGGCGCCCATACCTATGAGCGTATTGACATCCCGGGTTTTTTTCACTCTGACTGGACGAATTTGCCCAAACTAATTAAATAG